Proteins found in one Coffea eugenioides isolate CCC68of chromosome 5, Ceug_1.0, whole genome shotgun sequence genomic segment:
- the LOC113772489 gene encoding tRNA dimethylallyltransferase 9 isoform X2 yields the protein MVGGVGVRMSCLLLPYLAGTPLHLPCFRPFHLHRRIGRLFSTSCSSSSVDKREKVIVISGPTGAGKSKLALELAKLLNGEIISADSVQVYQGLDVGSAKPSLSERKEVPHHLIDILHPSEDYSVGQFFMDARQATRDVLNAGRVPIVVGGTGLYLRWFIYGKPDVPKASREITSEVYSELADLERDGDWDAAVQLVIEAGDPSVKLLAPNDWYRLRRRLEIIKSSGSPTSAFQVPYDSFRESLDFHLTDSSDIKSSVDGLQEDNSKKLDYGFLCFFLSTQRLDLYRSIDFRCEDMLSGDDGLLSEASWLLDLGLLPNSSSATRAIGYRQAMEYLLCCREQDGQSSARDFYTFLSAFQKASRNFAKRQLTWFRNEHIYQWIDASKSL from the exons ATGGTTGGCGGCGTCGGAGTTCGAATGAGTTGCCTCCTTCTCCCGTACTTGGCGGGGACGCCGCTTCACCTCCCCTGCTTTCGTCCCTTTCATCTCCACCGCCGCATCGGGCGACTCTTCAGCACCTCCTGCTCCTCCTCCTCCGTGGATAAGAGGGAGAAAGTGATTGTCATCTCCGGCCCCACCGGTGCCGGCAAAAGTAAGCTGGCTTTAGAGCTTGCTAAGCTTCTCAATGGGGAAATCATCAGTGCCGACTCTGTTCAG GTTTATCAAGGACTCGATGTTGGATCAGCGAAGCCTTCATTAAGTGAAAGAAAG GAAGTTCCACACCATCTGATTGACATATTGCATCCATCTGAAG ATTATTCCGTTGGGCAATTTTTCATGGATGCAAGGCAAGCTACAAGAGATGTCCTTAATGCTGGCCGTGTTCCAATAGTTGTTGGCGGTACTGGACTCTACTTGCGATG GTTCATATATGGAAAGCCAGATGTTCCCAAAGCCTCTCGTGAGATTACCTCTGAAGTTTATTCAGAACTGGCAGATCTAGAGAGAGATGGTGATTGGGATGCAGCTGTCCAGTTGGTAATTGAAGCAGGAGATCCAAGTGTTAAACTTTTAGCACCAAATGATTGGTATCGCTTACGTCGCAGACTTGAGATCATTAAG TCTAGTGGTTCACCTACATCAGCTTTTCAAGTGCCGTATGATTCATTCAGGGAAAGCTTGGATTTTCATCTGACTGACTCTTCAGACATCAAGTCTTCTGTTGATGGACTTCAGGAAGATAACTCGAAGAAATTGGACTATggcttcctttgttttttcctttccaCCCAAAGGCTGGACCTTTACAGATCAATTGATTTCCGGTGTGAAGATATGCTTTCAG GAGATGATGGATTACTATCTGAAGCAAGTTGGCTTCTTGACTTGGGTCTCTTGCCTAATTCTAGTTCTGCAACCCGAGCTATTGGTTACCGACAA GCAATGGAGTACCTTTTGTGCTGTAGAGAGCAAGATGGTCAGAGTTCTGCTCGAGATTTTTATACCTTCCTATCTGCATTTCAGAAAGCATCTAG AAACTTTGCGAAAAGGCAGTTAACATGGTTCCGCAATGAACATATTTATCAATGGATTGATGCATCTAAGTCTCTG TAA
- the LOC113769882 gene encoding uncharacterized protein LOC113769882 isoform X2: MDLKSKGRTWVGNIYHKFEAICQEVDDFVNKDTSKYVENEVQTVGESVNKICPNVVHDFHPYLEDNKQAKAQGGTRTQNDVERTSFKSRVAFKEKHRHVSEKKSSKEQDRFDVKGCDPNEVDHLGQFSPPPASDSAQVAEKDSHWKETSDAAICSNTELVLQENVGWEDYSASSYLNFPRAEYSSKLPLCPRDNLLIDNLESPVDGILYGPSEISNEEYLRNSILDEFSSRIFVQGVGLRTSEMDRMTCSSTDLSKESETGLFLEQDGESTIYKKLEIVAEENAKVKEHHASELASSLEGKNSWELLWTQEQHPVGLEDKNSSFRSSADEDHKIPDLEKCSPETLVPNTVLRVVPVKQVADDNAEPADEAVVNLSSQHDDHVEFIKCGTGLEANVRKEHLVVDNRGCLSHESSSDLSLHPREKHPDAEDSNLLQDKSLYKSLPISTDEDYWSTIPAKLSPETSVNDEILRPFQQKEGECNSPQCSNETKTDLSLDCYRSCMSSDFSFDKNCLVEKHASSEHLRFPECSRKLHVETDELSSLNSGYSSGLSLIYRTEGHRNTMPTKMSPVNSVNDAGLSASQKDKTMCNNLSDVLSTNPSSELASSGISWKHKLAETEASSSSMSTELLDPPEFSHGNCTKKTEEVCCDYTDSGGSASTLSSSSCASLFGLTSRNKDVNLVPAFPRTSSSAGIVDDSVSDISDADMETIDLSDKAKLEESCVIVDNELLYAASCRPRKFRSYRKLIQEAFASRKRIIKEYEQLSIWYGDIDSDTSFHSDQHLSPHMTSASRPSQARDLGESEWELL, encoded by the exons GATACCAGTAAATATGTGGAGAATGAAGTGCAAACAGTTGGTGAAAGTGTGAATAAAATATGTCCTAATGTGGTGCATGATTTTCACCCTTATTTGGAGGATAATAAACAAGCAAAAGCTCAAGGAGGGACCAGAACGCAAAATGATGTCGAAAGGACCAGTTTTAAATCTAGGGTAGCCTTCAAAGAAAAGCATAGACATGTCAGTGAAAAGAAATCATCTAAGGAGCAGGACAGGTTTGATGTTAAAGGTTGTGATCCAAATGAAGTGGACCATCTAGGGCAATTCAGCCCTCCTCCTGCTTCAGATTCTGCTCAAGTTGCAGAAAAAGACTCACATTGGAAAGAAACTAGTGATGCAGCTATCTGTAGTAACACGGAGTTGGTTCTTCAGGAGAATGTGGGATGGGAGGATTACTCTGCAAGTAGTTATCTAAATTTTCCTAGAGCAGAATATTCATCTAAATTGCCATTGTGTCCGAGAGATAATCTACTTATTGATAATTTGGAGTCTCCTGTTGATGGAATTTTATATGGGCCATCAGAAATTTCTAATGAAGAATACTTGAGAAATAGTATCCTGGATGAGTTTTCTTCAAGAATTTTTGTTCAGGGTGTGGGTCTTAGGACTTCGGAGATGGACAGGATGACATGCAGTAGCACAGATCTTTCTAAGGAATCAGAAACTGGCTTGTTTCTTGAACAAGACGGTGAATCTACAATATACAAGAAGTTGGAGATAGTGGCTGAAGAGAATGCCAAAGTTAAGGAGCATCATGCTTCTGAACTTGCAAGTTCTCTTGAGGGTAAGAATTCGTGGGAGCTATTATGGACACAGGAACAGCATCCAGTGGGTTTGGAAGACAAAAATTCATCTTTTAGGTCTTCAGCTGATGAGGATCATAAAATTCCTGATCTAGAGAAATGTTCTCCAGAAACTTTGGTTCCTAATACTGTGCTTAGAGTTGTTCCAGTCAAACAGGTAGCTGATGATAATGCAGAACCTGCTGATGAAGCAGTAGTGAACCTGTCTTCACAACATGATGATCATGTAGAATTCATAAAATGTGGTACGGGTCTTGAAGCAAATGTTAGAAAGGAGCATTTGGTGGTTGATAATAGAGGTTGCCTTAGTCATGAAAGTTCGTCTGATTTGTCATTACATCCAAGGGAGAAGCATCCTGATGCTGAGGATTCAAATTTGCTGCAGGACAAAAGTTTGTATAAATCTTTACCTATTTCTACAGATGAAGATTATTGGTCAACCATTCCAGCCAAGTTATCACCGGAAACTTCAGTTAATGACGAAATTCTCAGACCTTTCCAACAGAAAGAGGGAGAATGTAATAGCCCACAATGTTCTAATGAAACTAAAACTGACTTGTCTTTAGATTGTTACCGTTCATGCATGTCCTCGGATTTCAGTTTTGACAAGAATTGCTTGGTGGAGAAACATGCATCTTCAGAACATTTAAGGTTTCCTGAATGTTCAAGGAAGCTCCACGTGGAGACTGATGAGCTGAGTTCTCTAAATAGTGGATATTCATCTGGATTATCACTAATATATAGGACTGAAGGTCATAGAAATACCATGCCCACTAAGATGTCACCAGTTAATTCAGTTAATGATGCAGGGTTAAGTGCCTCCCAGAAGGATAAGACGATGTGCAATAACCTTTCGGATGTTTTGAGTACTAACCCATCATCTGAACTAGCGTCTTCAGGAATTTCTTGGAAGCATAAATTAGCTGAGACAGAAGCTTCAAGTTCTTCCATGTCGACAGAACTTTTAGACCCGCCAGAATTTTCACATGGAAATTGTACTAAGAAGACAGAGGAAGTCTGTTGTGATTATACTGATTCCGGTGGTTCTGCGTCAACACTATCCAGCAGTTCTTGTGCATCCTTATTTGGTTTGACCTCTAGGAACAAGGATGTAAACCTGGTTCCTGCATTCCCAAGGACTTCCTCATCTGCAG GGATAGTGGATGACTCTGTTAGTGATATTTCCGATGCTGACATGGAGACTATCGATCTCTCTGATAAAGCAAAACTTGAGGAAAGCTGTGTTATTGTGGATAATGAGCTACTGTATGCCGCCTCCTGCAGACCAAGAAAATTTAGATCATACAGG AAACTGATACAGGAGGCTTTTGCTTCAAGAAAGAGAATAATAAAGGAGTATGAGCAGTTGTCAATTTGGTATGGAGACATTGATTCAGATACCAGCTTCCATTCAGATCAGCATCTTTCACCCCATATGACATCTGCATCAAGACCCTCACAAGCACGTGATTTGGGTGAGTCAGAATGGGAGCTTCTCTAA
- the LOC113769882 gene encoding uncharacterized protein LOC113769882 isoform X1, protein MDLKSKGRTWVGNIYHKFEAICQEVDDFVNKDTSKYVENEVQTVGESVNKICPNVVHDFHPYLEDNKQAKAQGGTRTQNDVERTSFKSRVAFKEKHRHVSEKKSSKEQDRFDVKGCDPNEVDHLGQFSPPPASDSAQVAEKDSHWKETSDAAICSNTELVLQENVGWEDYSASSYLNFPRAEYSSKLPLCPRDNLLIDNLESPVDGILYGPSEISNEEYLRNSILDEFSSRIFVQGVGLRTSEMDRMTCSSTDLSKESETGLFLEQDGESTIYKKLEIVAEENAKVKEHHASELASSLEGKNSWELLWTQEQHPVGLEDKNSSFRSSADEDHKIPDLEKCSPETLVPNTVLRVVPVKQVADDNAEPADEAVVNLSSQHDDHVEFIKCGTGLEANVRKEHLVVDNRGCLSHESSSDLSLHPREKHPDAEDSNLLQDKSLYKSLPISTDEDYWSTIPAKLSPETSVNDEILRPFQQKEGECNSPQCSNETKTDLSLDCYRSCMSSDFSFDKNCLVEKHASSEHLRFPECSRKLHVETDELSSLNSGYSSGLSLIYRTEGHRNTMPTKMSPVNSVNDAGLSASQKDKTMCNNLSDVLSTNPSSELASSGISWKHKLAETEASSSSMSTELLDPPEFSHGNCTKKTEEVCCDYTDSGGSASTLSSSSCASLFGLTSRNKDVNLVPAFPRTSSSADSSSTDKSMLDSFGNKLQQSFEGIVDDSVSDISDADMETIDLSDKAKLEESCVIVDNELLYAASCRPRKFRSYRKLIQEAFASRKRIIKEYEQLSIWYGDIDSDTSFHSDQHLSPHMTSASRPSQARDLGESEWELL, encoded by the exons GATACCAGTAAATATGTGGAGAATGAAGTGCAAACAGTTGGTGAAAGTGTGAATAAAATATGTCCTAATGTGGTGCATGATTTTCACCCTTATTTGGAGGATAATAAACAAGCAAAAGCTCAAGGAGGGACCAGAACGCAAAATGATGTCGAAAGGACCAGTTTTAAATCTAGGGTAGCCTTCAAAGAAAAGCATAGACATGTCAGTGAAAAGAAATCATCTAAGGAGCAGGACAGGTTTGATGTTAAAGGTTGTGATCCAAATGAAGTGGACCATCTAGGGCAATTCAGCCCTCCTCCTGCTTCAGATTCTGCTCAAGTTGCAGAAAAAGACTCACATTGGAAAGAAACTAGTGATGCAGCTATCTGTAGTAACACGGAGTTGGTTCTTCAGGAGAATGTGGGATGGGAGGATTACTCTGCAAGTAGTTATCTAAATTTTCCTAGAGCAGAATATTCATCTAAATTGCCATTGTGTCCGAGAGATAATCTACTTATTGATAATTTGGAGTCTCCTGTTGATGGAATTTTATATGGGCCATCAGAAATTTCTAATGAAGAATACTTGAGAAATAGTATCCTGGATGAGTTTTCTTCAAGAATTTTTGTTCAGGGTGTGGGTCTTAGGACTTCGGAGATGGACAGGATGACATGCAGTAGCACAGATCTTTCTAAGGAATCAGAAACTGGCTTGTTTCTTGAACAAGACGGTGAATCTACAATATACAAGAAGTTGGAGATAGTGGCTGAAGAGAATGCCAAAGTTAAGGAGCATCATGCTTCTGAACTTGCAAGTTCTCTTGAGGGTAAGAATTCGTGGGAGCTATTATGGACACAGGAACAGCATCCAGTGGGTTTGGAAGACAAAAATTCATCTTTTAGGTCTTCAGCTGATGAGGATCATAAAATTCCTGATCTAGAGAAATGTTCTCCAGAAACTTTGGTTCCTAATACTGTGCTTAGAGTTGTTCCAGTCAAACAGGTAGCTGATGATAATGCAGAACCTGCTGATGAAGCAGTAGTGAACCTGTCTTCACAACATGATGATCATGTAGAATTCATAAAATGTGGTACGGGTCTTGAAGCAAATGTTAGAAAGGAGCATTTGGTGGTTGATAATAGAGGTTGCCTTAGTCATGAAAGTTCGTCTGATTTGTCATTACATCCAAGGGAGAAGCATCCTGATGCTGAGGATTCAAATTTGCTGCAGGACAAAAGTTTGTATAAATCTTTACCTATTTCTACAGATGAAGATTATTGGTCAACCATTCCAGCCAAGTTATCACCGGAAACTTCAGTTAATGACGAAATTCTCAGACCTTTCCAACAGAAAGAGGGAGAATGTAATAGCCCACAATGTTCTAATGAAACTAAAACTGACTTGTCTTTAGATTGTTACCGTTCATGCATGTCCTCGGATTTCAGTTTTGACAAGAATTGCTTGGTGGAGAAACATGCATCTTCAGAACATTTAAGGTTTCCTGAATGTTCAAGGAAGCTCCACGTGGAGACTGATGAGCTGAGTTCTCTAAATAGTGGATATTCATCTGGATTATCACTAATATATAGGACTGAAGGTCATAGAAATACCATGCCCACTAAGATGTCACCAGTTAATTCAGTTAATGATGCAGGGTTAAGTGCCTCCCAGAAGGATAAGACGATGTGCAATAACCTTTCGGATGTTTTGAGTACTAACCCATCATCTGAACTAGCGTCTTCAGGAATTTCTTGGAAGCATAAATTAGCTGAGACAGAAGCTTCAAGTTCTTCCATGTCGACAGAACTTTTAGACCCGCCAGAATTTTCACATGGAAATTGTACTAAGAAGACAGAGGAAGTCTGTTGTGATTATACTGATTCCGGTGGTTCTGCGTCAACACTATCCAGCAGTTCTTGTGCATCCTTATTTGGTTTGACCTCTAGGAACAAGGATGTAAACCTGGTTCCTGCATTCCCAAGGACTTCCTCATCTGCAG ATTCCTCCAGTACTGATAAATCTATGCTTGATTCTTTTGGGAATAAGCTTCAACAATCCTTCGAAG GGATAGTGGATGACTCTGTTAGTGATATTTCCGATGCTGACATGGAGACTATCGATCTCTCTGATAAAGCAAAACTTGAGGAAAGCTGTGTTATTGTGGATAATGAGCTACTGTATGCCGCCTCCTGCAGACCAAGAAAATTTAGATCATACAGG AAACTGATACAGGAGGCTTTTGCTTCAAGAAAGAGAATAATAAAGGAGTATGAGCAGTTGTCAATTTGGTATGGAGACATTGATTCAGATACCAGCTTCCATTCAGATCAGCATCTTTCACCCCATATGACATCTGCATCAAGACCCTCACAAGCACGTGATTTGGGTGAGTCAGAATGGGAGCTTCTCTAA
- the LOC113772489 gene encoding tRNA dimethylallyltransferase 9 isoform X1, which translates to MVGGVGVRMSCLLLPYLAGTPLHLPCFRPFHLHRRIGRLFSTSCSSSSVDKREKVIVISGPTGAGKSKLALELAKLLNGEIISADSVQVYQGLDVGSAKPSLSERKEVPHHLIDILHPSEDYSVGQFFMDARQATRDVLNAGRVPIVVGGTGLYLRWFIYGKPDVPKASREITSEVYSELADLERDGDWDAAVQLVIEAGDPSVKLLAPNDWYRLRRRLEIIKSSGSPTSAFQVPYDSFRESLDFHLTDSSDIKSSVDGLQEDNSKKLDYGFLCFFLSTQRLDLYRSIDFRCEDMLSGDDGLLSEASWLLDLGLLPNSSSATRAIGYRQAMEYLLCCREQDGQSSARDFYTFLSAFQKASRNFAKRQLTWFRNEHIYQWIDASKSLEKVLKLIHDSYHDETGNLKVPDSLAMHKDVSNRKAASQLKAYRTKNRQYIQREDCSHILDWIRRTQRQPSLSVC; encoded by the exons ATGGTTGGCGGCGTCGGAGTTCGAATGAGTTGCCTCCTTCTCCCGTACTTGGCGGGGACGCCGCTTCACCTCCCCTGCTTTCGTCCCTTTCATCTCCACCGCCGCATCGGGCGACTCTTCAGCACCTCCTGCTCCTCCTCCTCCGTGGATAAGAGGGAGAAAGTGATTGTCATCTCCGGCCCCACCGGTGCCGGCAAAAGTAAGCTGGCTTTAGAGCTTGCTAAGCTTCTCAATGGGGAAATCATCAGTGCCGACTCTGTTCAG GTTTATCAAGGACTCGATGTTGGATCAGCGAAGCCTTCATTAAGTGAAAGAAAG GAAGTTCCACACCATCTGATTGACATATTGCATCCATCTGAAG ATTATTCCGTTGGGCAATTTTTCATGGATGCAAGGCAAGCTACAAGAGATGTCCTTAATGCTGGCCGTGTTCCAATAGTTGTTGGCGGTACTGGACTCTACTTGCGATG GTTCATATATGGAAAGCCAGATGTTCCCAAAGCCTCTCGTGAGATTACCTCTGAAGTTTATTCAGAACTGGCAGATCTAGAGAGAGATGGTGATTGGGATGCAGCTGTCCAGTTGGTAATTGAAGCAGGAGATCCAAGTGTTAAACTTTTAGCACCAAATGATTGGTATCGCTTACGTCGCAGACTTGAGATCATTAAG TCTAGTGGTTCACCTACATCAGCTTTTCAAGTGCCGTATGATTCATTCAGGGAAAGCTTGGATTTTCATCTGACTGACTCTTCAGACATCAAGTCTTCTGTTGATGGACTTCAGGAAGATAACTCGAAGAAATTGGACTATggcttcctttgttttttcctttccaCCCAAAGGCTGGACCTTTACAGATCAATTGATTTCCGGTGTGAAGATATGCTTTCAG GAGATGATGGATTACTATCTGAAGCAAGTTGGCTTCTTGACTTGGGTCTCTTGCCTAATTCTAGTTCTGCAACCCGAGCTATTGGTTACCGACAA GCAATGGAGTACCTTTTGTGCTGTAGAGAGCAAGATGGTCAGAGTTCTGCTCGAGATTTTTATACCTTCCTATCTGCATTTCAGAAAGCATCTAG AAACTTTGCGAAAAGGCAGTTAACATGGTTCCGCAATGAACATATTTATCAATGGATTGATGCATCTAAGTCTCTG GAAAAGGTTTTAAAATTGATACATGATTCATATCATGATGAAACCGGGAACTTGAAGGTGCCTGACTCACTTGCAATGCATAAGGATGTATCAAATCGGAAGGCAGCTTCACAGTTGAAGGCATATCGAACAAAAAATAG GCAATACATTCAACGTGAAGATTGTTCGCATATTCTAGACTGGATAAGGAGGACTCAACGGCAACCAAGTCTGTCTGTTTGTTAA
- the LOC113769883 gene encoding protein trichome birefringence-like 31 produces the protein MTTQPIQYHRRMQLVFPVALASLLVLGAVRVALDSLKNNESYFLWQSRLAGSRRPRLPIIVSEDELIEDGCDVFEGKWVWDNLSYPLYREESCPYLVKQVTCLKNGRPDSLYQNWRWQPNGCNLPRFDALKLLEILRDKRLMFIGDSIQRGMFESMVCLVQSVIPEGMKSLERIPPRKIFVIEEFNASIEYYWAPFIVESISDHATNHTVLKRMVRLDSIAKHSKEWEGVDILVFESYVWWMYKPLINATYGSPDDVREYNVTTAYKLAMETWANWIETRINPRNQKIFFMTMSPTHLWNWEWKAGSEGNCFNESHPIEGPHWGTGSSLDIMGSVKDVLGKLKVNVRLLNITQLSEYRKDGHTSVFGERKGKLLTKEQRSDPKTYADCIHWCLPGIPDVWNEIFYAVLLQDYRNNSGIA, from the exons ATGACTACTCAGCCCATTCAATATCATCGCCGAATGCAGCTGGTTTTCCCGGTTGCCTTGGCTTCTCTGCTTGTGCTAGGAGCCGTACGAGTTGCACTCGATAGTTTGAAGAACAACGAGTCGTATTTTCTTTGGCAATCCCGTTTGGCAGGAAGCAGAAGGCCTAGACTTCCAATTATTGTTTCTGAAGATGAGCTGATTGAAGATGGCTGCGATGTGTTTGAAGGAAAATGGGTATGGGATAATTTAAGCTACCCGCTTTATAGAGAAGAGAGTTGCCCTTACTTGGTTAAACAGGTTACCTGCCTTAAAAATGGAAGGCCTGATTCTTTGTATCAAAATTGGAGATGGCAGCCTAATGGATGCAACCTGCCTAG GTTTGATGCATTGAAGTTGCTAGAGATTTTGAGGGACAAAAGGCTGATGTTCATAGGGGACTCAATACAGAGAGGAATGTTCGAGTCTATGGTCTGTTTAGTACAATCCGTAATTCCAGAAGGAATGAAGTCTCTTGAAAGGATTCCTCCCCGAAAAATTTTCGTTATTGAG GAGTTTAATGCATCGATCGAGTACTATTGGGCACCCTTCATTGTTGAGTCTATTTCAGATCATGCTACGAATCACACTGTACTAAAACGAATGGTCAGGCTTGATTCCATAGCTAAGCACAGCAAAGAGTGGGAGGGAGTTGACATTTTGGTTTTTGAGAGCTATGTATGGTGGATGTACAAACCTTTGATCAATGCAAC ATATGGATCTCCAGACGATGTTAGAGAATACAATGTAACAACTGCGTATAAGCTGGCCATGGAAACTTGGGCAAATTGGATAGAGACCAGAATCAACCCTCGCAATCAAAAGATCTTTTTCATGACCATGTCCCCGACGCATCTGTG GAACTGGGAGTGGAAGGCTGGAAGTGAAGGTAACTGCTTCAACGAGTCACACCCCATTGAAGGGCCACACTGGGGCACTGGTTCCAGTCTTGACATCATGGGATCAGTGAAAGATGTTTTAGGAAAATTGAAAGTGAATGTTAGATTGTTAAACATTACACAGCTATCAGAGTACAGGAAAGATGGCCATACTTCAGTATTTGGCGAACGTAAAGGGAAGCTCTTGACCAAAGAACAGAGGTCTGATCCAAAAACGTATGCTGATTGCATTCACTGGTGCTTGCCAGGCATCCCAGACGTATGGAATGAGATTTTCTATGCAGTTCTTTTGCAGGATTACCGTAATAATTCAGGAATTGCATGA